One window of the Benincasa hispida cultivar B227 chromosome 3, ASM972705v1, whole genome shotgun sequence genome contains the following:
- the LOC120074344 gene encoding transcription factor MYB53-like, giving the protein MGRSPCCDESGLKKGPWTPEEDQKLIKHIKNHGHGSWRALPKLAGLNRCGKSCRLRWTNYLRPDIKRGKFSQEEEQTILNLHSVLGNKWSAIASHLPGRTDNEIKNFWNTHLKKKLIQMGFDPMTHRPRTDIFSSLPHIIALASLKELMENPSWEEQALRLQAEALQMAKCQYLQYLLQPPSLTNINHNTNNNNPTEIEIMNLINSLSSPLFENQMMTQTNNNPVQPLGTDSVGLLFSHLPSLEVVPNNTNTYETTPFIAKEMYSQNNEVCDPNNTPWQLSSSSTAPSPPSVAPPMNIIHDGPSSNSNNYGDACSSSSFGGSSGSIWPDHLLLEDALFHDIPSL; this is encoded by the exons ATGGGAAGGAGCCCTTGTTGTGATGAAAGTGGCCTCAAAAAAGGCCCTTGGACCCCTGAAGAAGAccaaaagctcatcaaacatATCAAAAATCATGGCCATGGTAGCTGGAGAGCCCTCCCTAAACTCGCCG GGTTAAATAGATGTGGGAAGAGCTGTAGATTGAGGTGGACAAACTACTTGAGGCCTGATATAAAGAGAGGAAAATTCTCTCAAGAAGAAGAGCAAACTATTCTCAATCTCCATTCTGTCCTTGGAAACaa GTGGTCGGCAATTGCAAGTCATTTACCGGGACGAACAGACAATGAAATCAAGAATTTTTGGAATACCCATTTGAAGAAAAAGCTTATTCAGATGGGTTTTGATCCAATGACCCACCGTCCTCGAACTGACATATTTTCAAGTTTGCCACACATTATAGCCTTGGCTAGTCTTAAAGAGCTAATGGAGAATCCTTCATGGGAAGAACAAGCATTGAGATTACAAGCAGAAGCTCTTCAAATGGCTAAGTGTCAATACCTTCAATACCTCCTTCAACCACCTTCATTAACCAACATTAATcataatactaataataataatcctactgaaattgaaattatgaatttaatCAACTCTCTTTCTTCTCCTCTCTTTGAAAACCAAATGATGACTCAAACTAATAATAATCCTGTCCAACCACTCGGTACTGACTCAGTGGGCCTCCTCTTTTCCCATTTGCCAAgcttggaagtagttccaaataatACAAATACTTACGAAACGACGCCGTTCATTGCCAAGGAAATGTACTCACAAAATAATGAAGTTTGTGATCCTAATAATACTCCATGGCAActgtcttcttcttccaccGCCCCATCGCCACCGTCCGTCGCTCCGCCGATGAATATTATTCATGACGGACCTTCTTCAAACAGCAATAATTATGGAGATGCATGTAGCAGTTCAAGCTTTGGCGGATCATCTGGTTCCATTTGGCCGGACCACCTCCTCCTTGAAGACGCTTTGTTTCATGATATTCCTTCGCtttaa